The following coding sequences are from one Streptomyces venezuelae window:
- a CDS encoding aldehyde dehydrogenase family protein, producing the protein MTGIALPATDELRARARSALDRVGVAVPEGNGLRARTPITGEDLFGLAATGTAGTEEALVAARAAFLDWRTTPAPRRGDLVRRLGDLLRDHKDDLADLITIEAGKIRSEALGEVQEMIDICDFAVGLSRQLYGRTIASERPGHRLAETWHPLGVVGVISAFNFPAAVWSWNTAVALACGDTVVWKPSELTPLISLACDRLLARAADDVGVPRDVHRLLLGDRAVGEQLVDDPRVALVSATGSTRMGREVGPRVAARFGRSLLELGGNNAAVVAPSADLDLAVQGIVFAAVGTAGQRCTTLRRLIAHHDIAETLVGRLTAAYGKLPIGDPFDRTTLVGPLISARALAEMRGALDRVRGEGGEVLAGGARRPTPSAPDAVYVDPAVVRVERQTDVVRGETFAPILYVMTYDTFDEAIALHNDVPQGLSSSIFTRDQQEAERFLSAEGSDCGIANVNIGTSGAEIGGAFGGEKETGGGRESGSDAWRAYMRSATNTINYSSRLSLAQNVSFL; encoded by the coding sequence ATGACCGGCATCGCCCTGCCCGCCACCGACGAGCTGCGCGCCCGCGCCCGCTCCGCACTCGACCGCGTCGGCGTCGCCGTCCCGGAAGGCAACGGTCTGCGGGCCCGCACCCCCATCACCGGCGAGGACCTCTTCGGACTTGCCGCGACCGGCACCGCCGGGACCGAAGAGGCGCTCGTGGCGGCCCGTGCCGCCTTCCTCGACTGGCGCACCACCCCCGCCCCGCGCCGCGGCGACCTGGTCCGGCGCCTCGGTGACCTGCTGCGCGACCACAAGGACGACCTGGCGGACCTGATCACCATCGAGGCGGGCAAGATCCGCTCCGAGGCGCTCGGCGAGGTGCAGGAGATGATCGACATCTGCGACTTCGCGGTCGGTCTGTCCCGGCAGCTCTACGGACGCACCATCGCCTCCGAGCGTCCGGGGCACCGCCTGGCGGAGACCTGGCATCCGCTCGGTGTCGTCGGCGTCATCTCCGCGTTCAACTTCCCGGCCGCGGTGTGGTCGTGGAACACGGCCGTCGCCCTGGCCTGCGGCGACACCGTCGTCTGGAAGCCGTCCGAACTCACCCCGCTGATCTCCCTGGCCTGCGACCGGCTCCTTGCCCGGGCGGCCGATGACGTGGGTGTGCCCCGCGACGTGCACCGGCTCCTGCTCGGCGACCGCGCGGTGGGCGAGCAGCTCGTGGACGATCCGCGGGTCGCGCTGGTCAGCGCCACCGGGTCCACCCGAATGGGACGTGAGGTCGGCCCGCGCGTCGCCGCCCGCTTCGGCCGCTCCCTGCTCGAACTCGGCGGCAACAACGCGGCGGTCGTCGCCCCCTCCGCCGACCTGGACCTCGCCGTGCAGGGCATCGTGTTCGCGGCGGTCGGCACCGCCGGGCAGCGCTGCACGACGCTGCGGCGCCTCATCGCGCACCACGACATCGCGGAGACACTCGTCGGGCGCCTCACCGCCGCGTACGGGAAACTCCCCATCGGCGACCCCTTCGACCGGACGACACTGGTCGGCCCGCTGATCTCCGCACGGGCACTCGCGGAGATGCGGGGCGCGCTGGACCGGGTGCGCGGCGAGGGCGGCGAGGTGCTCGCGGGCGGCGCCCGTCGTCCGACGCCGTCCGCGCCGGACGCGGTGTACGTGGATCCCGCGGTGGTGCGCGTCGAGCGGCAGACGGACGTGGTCCGCGGGGAGACGTTCGCGCCGATCCTGTACGTCATGACGTACGACACCTTCGACGAGGCGATCGCCCTCCACAACGACGTGCCCCAGGGGCTCTCGTCGAGCATCTTCACCCGCGACCAGCAGGAGGCGGAGCGTTTCCTGTCCGCCGAGGGCTCCGACTGCGGCATCGCCAACGTGAACATCGGGACGTCCGGGGCGGAGATCGGCGGCGCGTTCGGCGGCGAGAAGGAGACGGGCGGCGGCCGTGAGTCGGGTTCCGACGCGTGGCGTGCGTACATGCGGTCGGCCACGAACACGATCAATTACTCGAGCCGTCTCTCCCTCGCCCAGAACGTCAGCTTCCTCTGA
- a CDS encoding 2-oxoadipate dioxygenase/decarboxylase family protein translates to MVEQWRLRAGFAERLSRMYGREVPAYTTLVDVSREVNENVLRRRGTDAERLGSIGRVTAERHGAIRVGTPRELQQVARVFGALGMHPVGFYDLREPPASALPIVSTAFRPVDEDELARNPFRVFTSMLTVADARFFDDGLRSRLDAFLADRELFPPELLALADRAEAERELSEADAERFLELAVCAFELSADPIDAEWYASLERVSAVAADIGGVRSTHINHLTPRVLDIDELYRRMTGRGIEMIDTIQGPPLWPGPDVLLRQTSFRALAEPRAMRGADGSVRRGALRVRFGEVEARGIALTREGRVLYDRLLGLVDERAASRPAAERGAVARAVWAEHLPATEHELAARDLGFFTYHAVPDRPADGGGPPTDLAGLLDGGWLRAEPIVYEDFLPRSAAGIFRSNLDDTGPGDRTGEGDGEDGAYDADRLSAAMGRDVLDPFALYERQRDRSLALLPHALRPTRAPRHQGAS, encoded by the coding sequence ATGGTCGAGCAGTGGCGGCTGCGCGCCGGGTTCGCCGAGCGGCTCTCGCGGATGTACGGGCGTGAGGTCCCCGCGTACACGACGCTGGTGGACGTGTCCCGCGAGGTCAACGAGAACGTGCTGCGCCGGCGCGGCACCGACGCCGAGCGCCTCGGCTCCATCGGGCGCGTGACCGCCGAACGGCACGGCGCCATCCGCGTCGGCACCCCGCGCGAACTGCAGCAGGTCGCCCGGGTGTTCGGCGCCCTGGGCATGCACCCGGTCGGTTTCTACGACCTGCGCGAACCCCCGGCGAGTGCCCTGCCCATCGTGTCGACGGCGTTCCGCCCGGTGGACGAGGACGAGCTGGCCCGCAACCCCTTCCGGGTCTTCACGTCCATGCTCACCGTGGCCGACGCCCGCTTCTTCGACGACGGTCTGCGTTCCCGCCTCGACGCCTTCCTCGCGGACCGCGAACTGTTCCCGCCGGAGCTGCTCGCGCTGGCCGACCGGGCGGAGGCGGAGCGGGAACTGTCCGAGGCGGACGCCGAGCGGTTCCTCGAACTCGCCGTATGTGCCTTCGAGTTGTCGGCGGACCCCATCGACGCGGAGTGGTACGCGTCGCTGGAGCGCGTCTCCGCCGTCGCCGCGGACATCGGAGGCGTGCGCAGCACCCACATCAACCATCTCACCCCGCGCGTCCTCGACATCGACGAGCTCTACCGGCGCATGACCGGACGCGGCATCGAGATGATCGACACCATCCAGGGGCCGCCGCTCTGGCCGGGGCCGGACGTGCTGCTCCGCCAGACCTCGTTCCGCGCGCTGGCCGAGCCGCGCGCGATGCGGGGGGCGGACGGCAGCGTGCGGCGCGGCGCGCTGCGGGTGCGGTTCGGCGAGGTCGAGGCGCGGGGCATCGCCCTGACCCGCGAGGGCCGCGTCCTCTACGACCGGCTGCTCGGCCTCGTCGACGAACGGGCCGCGTCCCGCCCGGCCGCCGAGCGGGGCGCGGTGGCCCGCGCCGTGTGGGCCGAGCACCTGCCCGCCACCGAACACGAACTGGCGGCGCGGGACCTCGGGTTCTTCACGTACCACGCCGTCCCCGACCGGCCCGCGGACGGCGGCGGCCCGCCCACCGACCTCGCCGGGCTCCTCGACGGCGGCTGGCTGCGGGCCGAGCCGATCGTGTACGAGGACTTCCTGCCCCGGTCGGCCGCCGGCATCTTCCGGTCCAACCTCGACGACACCGGCCCCGGGGACCGTACGGGGGAAGGTGACGGGGAAGACGGTGCGTACGACGCCGACCGGCTCTCCGCAGCGATGGGCCGCGATGTCCTCGACCCCTTCGCGCTGTACGAGCGGCAGCGGGACCGCTCCCTCGCCCTCCTCCCCCACGCACTGCGTCCCACCCGCGCACCACGTCACCAGGGAGCGTCATGA